One Thermofilum pendens Hrk 5 DNA segment encodes these proteins:
- a CDS encoding tagaturonate epimerase family protein, translated as MYLGKIPRPGFGIRIPEVVAPPLLSAFKSLGMTGSLMLSFNRETAPAEYIESSDPRLFYFGHTGTSIGGFIRSVKEYSKALSVPVEVEADHVSILGSVERALKKIAGVPVEEPLSEEEVSWSIGYVERELREAAEAGGVDFVTIDTCELIDYSYDKVGAEEVAAAYEEVFDGDERRALEERYEGVHYFLGGDRVVAVRLSREDVARLAVKYRRSLDYAERIYRAAREAMGVELGFEVAFDETPGVSEAREVFFYLSELLRRGLRVDFIAPNVGFRKREDYSGDLHALYERLRNLHAVVSSMNAYLSIHSGSGSHPYSDKGFGVWGVVGRATGGAVKYKMSGVLVQLLLEVMASYPPGSETRRLYEEIYSEVVEHLRWVVKAKASLYSPELETLLKRYEAAQDRFDPRADVFRHYFYVFQALRDEGGARRLRERLVEHYRENPGLRERYEKELRGLVERLASQLGYAGNAYRYRVVYA; from the coding sequence GTGTACTTGGGGAAAATTCCGAGGCCCGGCTTCGGTATCAGGATACCCGAGGTCGTAGCCCCTCCCCTGCTGAGCGCCTTCAAGAGCCTCGGAATGACCGGGTCGCTCATGCTTTCCTTCAACAGGGAGACCGCGCCCGCCGAGTACATCGAGTCTAGCGACCCCAGGCTCTTCTACTTCGGGCACACCGGTACGAGCATAGGGGGCTTTATACGAAGCGTGAAGGAGTACTCGAAGGCTCTCTCCGTACCCGTGGAGGTAGAGGCCGACCACGTCTCCATACTGGGCAGCGTGGAGAGAGCATTGAAGAAGATAGCCGGCGTCCCCGTGGAGGAGCCGCTGAGCGAGGAGGAAGTATCCTGGTCTATTGGGTACGTGGAGAGGGAGCTCAGGGAGGCCGCCGAGGCGGGAGGCGTGGACTTCGTCACCATAGATACGTGCGAGCTCATAGACTACTCGTACGATAAGGTGGGCGCGGAGGAGGTGGCGGCGGCTTACGAGGAGGTTTTCGACGGGGATGAGAGGAGAGCGCTGGAGGAGAGGTACGAGGGGGTGCACTACTTCCTTGGCGGCGACCGCGTAGTCGCCGTGAGGCTCTCTAGGGAGGACGTGGCGAGGCTCGCCGTGAAGTACAGAAGGAGCCTCGATTACGCCGAGAGGATATACCGGGCCGCTAGGGAGGCGATGGGCGTCGAGCTAGGCTTTGAGGTCGCGTTTGACGAGACTCCCGGGGTCAGCGAGGCCAGGGAAGTCTTCTTCTACTTGTCCGAGCTGTTGCGGCGGGGGCTAAGAGTGGACTTCATCGCCCCGAACGTGGGGTTCCGGAAGCGGGAGGACTACTCGGGGGATCTCCACGCGCTCTACGAGAGGCTGAGGAACCTCCACGCGGTGGTCTCGTCCATGAACGCCTACCTCTCGATACACTCGGGTAGCGGTAGCCACCCCTACTCGGACAAGGGCTTCGGGGTCTGGGGGGTCGTGGGGAGGGCTACGGGGGGCGCGGTGAAGTACAAGATGTCGGGCGTGCTCGTACAGCTCCTGCTCGAGGTGATGGCTTCCTACCCGCCGGGCTCTGAGACGAGGAGGCTCTACGAGGAGATATACAGCGAGGTGGTCGAGCACCTAAGGTGGGTCGTCAAGGCGAAGGCTAGCCTCTACTCCCCCGAGCTAGAGACTTTGCTCAAGCGCTACGAGGCGGCGCAGGACAGGTTCGACCCCAGGGCTGACGTCTTTCGGCACTACTTCTACGTCTTCCAGGCCTTGAGGGACGAGGGGGGCGCCAGGAGGCTTAGGGAGAGGCTCGTGGAGCACTACCGCGAAAACCCCGGGCTACGGGAAAGGTACGAGAAAGAGCTACGGGGGCTCGTCGAGAGGCTAGCCTCCCAGCTCGGCTACGCGGGTAACGCCTACAGGTACAGGGTCGTGTACGCGTAG
- a CDS encoding PaREP1 family protein: MSETVVLPRAVVEEIAKRASALGVSTDEYLADSVLRFLDPEVASEKYLEASLRLLQQAREELSKGDLRQAGEKVWGACALAIKAYALATEGRRLESHAELWVYKDRVARRLGGWVRVAFMLASSMHVNFYEGLATREDVEDALREVERLVKAVAEALRNLQR; this comes from the coding sequence ATGTCCGAGACGGTCGTTTTACCGAGAGCAGTGGTCGAGGAAATCGCGAAGAGGGCGTCGGCGCTCGGTGTCAGCACAGACGAGTACCTCGCTGACTCCGTGCTTAGGTTCCTCGACCCGGAGGTTGCCTCCGAGAAGTACCTCGAAGCCTCCCTCCGGTTGCTTCAGCAGGCTAGGGAGGAGCTCAGCAAGGGTGACCTCAGGCAGGCGGGTGAGAAGGTCTGGGGGGCTTGCGCTCTCGCCATTAAGGCCTATGCTTTGGCCACGGAGGGGAGAAGGCTGGAGTCGCACGCGGAGCTGTGGGTATACAAGGATCGGGTAGCGAGGAGGCTCGGCGGCTGGGTTAGGGTTGCGTTCATGCTTGCGAGCTCCATGCACGTTAACTTCTACGAGGGCTTGGCCACCAGGGAGGACGTTGAGGACGCATTGCGGGAGGTCGAAAGGCTGGTAAAGGCTGTGGCTGAAGCGCTGAGGAACCTGCAACGCTAG
- a CDS encoding winged helix-turn-helix domain-containing protein, with the protein MSGEPELSGTALRIYLELLQSGEMGVRELARELGLPPSTVHYHLNRLEDLGLVKKGEDGYTVAKRIKLKDYVFIGSRAFHRLLLYSAFFLGLSAGEALLTLQGGELNPDRAAAILASLLSGLAFLHEYLRAR; encoded by the coding sequence ATGTCCGGTGAGCCGGAGCTGTCTGGGACAGCCCTGAGAATATACCTGGAGTTACTCCAGTCAGGGGAAATGGGGGTGCGGGAGCTTGCGCGGGAGCTCGGGCTACCCCCGAGCACCGTTCACTACCACTTGAACCGCTTGGAGGACCTGGGGCTCGTGAAGAAGGGGGAGGACGGCTACACCGTGGCTAAGCGTATAAAGCTCAAGGACTACGTGTTCATAGGTAGCAGGGCTTTCCACAGGCTCCTGCTCTACTCGGCGTTCTTCCTCGGCCTCTCGGCCGGGGAAGCTCTGCTAACGCTACAGGGCGGAGAGCTGAACCCAGACCGCGCCGCCGCAATCCTCGCCTCGCTACTCAGCGGGCTAGCATTCCTCCACGAATACCTCAGGGCTAGGTGA
- a CDS encoding beta-propeller domain-containing protein, with the protein MDRRMLVAVVLLALIGALTPFALYVALGPRAAPTAETGARGQRLLEFYPLGGETFASLKEILDFAESRLKALETARAYTAGAVLPTEATRAATAEVSKTNVQVVGVDEPDIVKAGSGVIAVARGSEVYIVGIAERKVLGKISAGSQVFGLFLEGSRLAVITSTPLIRPLVVLPGAGSPPYLGGVANTTLLVYSIEDPSSPRLLYSSSVSGYPLGARMLGGVVYILTSAPLEVKLPLVDGEPIPPGSVAKIDPSASWYLVLLCMDLSTGKHSAYAFTSAPSSWIYMGENRLYVASYPSVYEEALKEFLEAVSKRLPGGVSGRVSGLAFQGLLGEALNALEDYLSSVSYDVARDILEKAAAEVPPIPDKTIFKVFAVSGLKVSYRGSVEVPGRVLDQFSMEELGGYFVVATTSGEWRVRASIAKTLITPPSPPSRNVTVEVCSGGSCREIVVPITVQPTSLRAGRPIVYVGVEPAADTSNNVFSVSLEDLKVKGNLTGLAPGERVYASRLVGSTMYLVTYRQVDPLFAVDLSDPSSPRVLGYVKAPGFSEYLHPVTGKLLLGVGFTDDRRLKVSLFDVSDPKAIREASTVTIAASSPVTSDHHAFSFDPSNGRAYIPVSLWYTGSGGVMVVEVKNGRLSFVKLLEHPGALRTVYTPDEVFTVSQASVNVYSSSTLEKVGEIPLD; encoded by the coding sequence TTGGATAGGAGGATGCTCGTAGCCGTAGTGTTGCTAGCCCTTATCGGCGCGCTCACACCCTTCGCGCTCTACGTAGCGCTGGGGCCCCGCGCGGCCCCCACGGCTGAGACTGGCGCCCGGGGCCAGCGGCTCCTCGAGTTCTACCCGCTGGGTGGCGAGACGTTCGCGTCCCTGAAGGAAATCCTGGACTTCGCGGAGTCCAGGTTGAAGGCACTGGAAACAGCTCGGGCCTACACGGCGGGCGCCGTGCTCCCCACCGAAGCTACGCGGGCGGCAACCGCGGAGGTATCGAAGACGAACGTCCAGGTAGTCGGGGTGGACGAGCCGGACATCGTGAAGGCAGGTAGCGGGGTAATAGCTGTAGCGAGGGGGTCGGAGGTCTACATCGTGGGGATCGCCGAGAGAAAGGTTCTCGGCAAGATCTCAGCTGGGTCCCAGGTTTTCGGCCTCTTCCTGGAGGGGTCTAGGCTCGCCGTGATAACGTCGACGCCACTGATCAGACCCCTCGTAGTCCTCCCGGGAGCCGGGAGTCCCCCCTACCTGGGCGGCGTTGCCAACACGACGCTCCTGGTGTACTCTATCGAGGATCCGTCTAGCCCCAGGCTTCTGTACTCCTCTTCGGTGTCTGGCTACCCGCTCGGCGCGCGCATGCTGGGCGGCGTGGTGTACATCCTCACGTCCGCGCCCCTAGAGGTAAAGCTCCCGCTGGTAGACGGCGAGCCCATACCGCCAGGCTCGGTCGCGAAGATAGACCCGTCGGCATCCTGGTACCTGGTGCTCCTCTGCATGGACCTCTCCACGGGGAAGCACTCGGCGTACGCGTTCACCTCAGCCCCGAGTAGCTGGATCTACATGGGCGAGAACAGGCTCTACGTCGCGTCCTACCCATCAGTATACGAGGAGGCCCTCAAAGAGTTCCTGGAAGCTGTGTCCAAGCGCCTACCCGGCGGCGTCTCCGGCAGGGTCTCCGGGCTGGCTTTTCAAGGGTTGCTCGGCGAAGCTCTCAACGCGCTGGAGGACTACCTATCCTCGGTGAGCTACGATGTAGCGAGGGATATTCTGGAGAAGGCTGCAGCAGAGGTCCCGCCGATACCGGACAAGACGATCTTCAAGGTCTTCGCCGTCAGCGGGCTGAAGGTCAGCTACCGGGGCTCCGTCGAGGTACCCGGGAGGGTTCTCGACCAGTTCTCGATGGAGGAGCTCGGCGGCTACTTCGTCGTAGCCACGACCTCGGGGGAGTGGAGGGTGAGAGCCTCGATTGCGAAGACGCTCATTACGCCCCCGAGCCCCCCAAGCCGCAACGTAACGGTGGAGGTTTGTAGCGGTGGCTCGTGCCGCGAAATCGTCGTGCCGATCACAGTGCAACCCACCTCGCTACGCGCCGGCAGGCCTATAGTCTACGTGGGCGTGGAGCCCGCGGCGGACACCTCTAACAACGTTTTCTCCGTAAGCCTAGAGGACCTGAAGGTCAAGGGCAACCTCACCGGGCTAGCCCCCGGCGAGAGAGTCTACGCCTCGAGGCTCGTCGGGAGCACGATGTACCTAGTTACCTACAGGCAGGTCGACCCGCTCTTCGCAGTGGACCTCTCGGACCCGTCCAGCCCGCGCGTTCTCGGCTACGTGAAGGCTCCCGGCTTCAGCGAGTACCTACACCCCGTCACCGGCAAGCTACTCCTAGGGGTGGGCTTCACAGACGATAGGAGGCTCAAGGTATCCCTCTTCGACGTCTCCGACCCGAAGGCTATAAGGGAGGCCTCCACGGTCACTATCGCCGCCTCGTCCCCCGTAACGTCCGACCACCACGCGTTCAGCTTCGACCCGAGCAACGGGAGGGCGTACATACCCGTCAGCCTCTGGTACACGGGGTCCGGCGGCGTAATGGTGGTCGAAGTCAAGAATGGGAGGCTCTCCTTCGTGAAGCTACTGGAGCACCCGGGCGCCCTGAGGACAGTGTACACTCCAGACGAGGTATTCACGGTGTCGCAGGCATCCGTCAATGTGTACTCCTCCAGCACCCTTGAGAAAGTAGGCGAAATACCCCTCGACTAG
- a CDS encoding TIGR00304 family membrane protein, with amino-acid sequence MDAVFQVLIALVAASVVLVLVGFILVALSALRGSPGESKVEAGGVLVVGPIPVIFGSSPEAARKVAYLAIAIMFLSVFLLILLNFLRGVAPR; translated from the coding sequence ATGGACGCCGTCTTCCAGGTTTTGATCGCCCTAGTAGCGGCGAGCGTAGTGCTTGTCCTCGTTGGCTTCATACTGGTAGCCCTCTCGGCCCTCAGAGGCTCCCCCGGAGAGTCGAAAGTCGAGGCGGGAGGAGTGCTCGTCGTCGGACCCATACCGGTTATCTTCGGGTCTAGCCCCGAGGCCGCCAGGAAGGTCGCCTACCTCGCCATAGCCATAATGTTCCTCTCCGTGTTCCTGCTGATCCTCCTCAACTTCCTGAGAGGGGTGGCTCCCAGGTGA
- a CDS encoding cytochrome ubiquinol oxidase subunit I, translating to MNLLEQWLSYPAAIDRILSIIGIEIHWFILQYVLGLPLVILVALLAYKRTANESWLKLARTSAKALGLVFAVGAASGTASEFGLLVIWPNLLEAAGRYIYFPLYVEIFAFLTEITFIYLLVFGWGKLSLNGRIAVAFLALLGAWLSGAMIMSVNSYMVAPTGVSPAFSQEAGWLYSQGYPKILLVVPERLVDALDVGKLQSLGMEVVGRVGGGVAVYMPSRIVARLAYEAWGGRTVGESVLALVVKPEALPSLKATLVKDVVDAVLTETVRTVGYTTVTFKSPVFVGSFLHAVGAALTVTGFTIAGAYALLSLLSRRESKYYADGLRFGVVFSLVAVAVQGAVFGHVIGTEIAKYNPEKLAAMEGTSKAVLSIPRALGIESLMKAIIFGNPGAAMPSYDEIPVDYCRLDNLPPVQDCRPPLILHYLYYSKIGLSLLLGLLALAGTVLIYTGRAPGRLTLYGFAVSPVIAHAVSFLGWAVREMGRKPWTIYGVMTVDVAHTANPAGAAEYAVVASIFLGVLAALIYASWRILLAPSLRGGGE from the coding sequence ATGAACCTTTTAGAGCAGTGGTTGAGCTACCCTGCTGCGATCGACAGAATTCTATCGATAATAGGCATAGAGATCCACTGGTTCATCCTCCAGTACGTACTCGGGCTACCGCTGGTAATCCTCGTCGCCCTCTTAGCCTACAAGAGGACTGCTAACGAGAGCTGGCTCAAGCTCGCCAGGACATCGGCGAAGGCCCTCGGACTAGTGTTCGCCGTGGGAGCAGCTAGCGGTACGGCTTCGGAGTTCGGGCTCCTCGTGATATGGCCGAACCTTTTGGAGGCCGCCGGGAGGTACATCTACTTCCCGCTCTACGTAGAGATATTCGCCTTCCTAACGGAGATAACCTTCATCTACCTGCTGGTCTTCGGCTGGGGCAAGCTATCCCTTAACGGCAGGATAGCGGTAGCCTTCCTGGCGCTTCTCGGCGCCTGGCTGAGCGGAGCGATGATTATGAGCGTGAATAGCTACATGGTGGCTCCGACGGGGGTCTCGCCAGCCTTCAGCCAGGAAGCCGGCTGGCTCTACTCGCAGGGGTACCCCAAAATTCTCCTAGTAGTCCCGGAGCGGCTCGTAGACGCTCTGGACGTCGGGAAGCTCCAGTCGCTGGGTATGGAGGTCGTCGGGCGGGTAGGCGGGGGAGTCGCGGTGTACATGCCCTCGAGGATCGTAGCGCGCCTCGCCTACGAGGCGTGGGGAGGTAGAACCGTGGGGGAGAGCGTGCTGGCACTAGTGGTGAAGCCCGAGGCTCTTCCAAGCCTTAAAGCCACGCTGGTAAAAGACGTCGTAGACGCTGTGCTCACGGAGACTGTTAGAACCGTCGGCTACACTACAGTGACTTTCAAGTCCCCTGTCTTTGTTGGAAGCTTTCTGCACGCCGTCGGGGCGGCGCTCACAGTAACGGGCTTCACCATCGCGGGAGCCTACGCCCTCCTGTCCCTGCTCTCCAGAAGGGAGTCCAAGTACTACGCGGACGGCCTGCGCTTCGGGGTGGTATTCTCCCTGGTCGCCGTGGCCGTGCAAGGCGCCGTCTTCGGGCACGTTATAGGGACGGAGATAGCGAAGTACAACCCGGAGAAGCTCGCGGCGATGGAGGGTACGAGCAAGGCTGTGCTGAGCATCCCCAGGGCGCTCGGGATAGAGTCCTTGATGAAGGCGATAATATTCGGGAACCCCGGCGCCGCGATGCCTTCATACGACGAGATACCGGTCGACTACTGTAGGCTCGACAACCTGCCGCCGGTACAGGACTGCAGGCCGCCCTTGATCCTGCATTACCTCTACTACTCGAAGATAGGGCTCTCGTTGCTCCTAGGGCTACTCGCGCTAGCCGGGACGGTGCTTATCTACACGGGGAGGGCTCCGGGTAGGCTGACGCTGTACGGGTTTGCCGTGTCCCCCGTGATTGCCCACGCCGTTTCCTTCCTCGGGTGGGCTGTCAGGGAGATGGGCAGGAAGCCTTGGACGATATACGGCGTCATGACGGTCGACGTCGCGCACACGGCTAATCCGGCCGGCGCCGCCGAGTACGCGGTCGTAGCCTCGATCTTCCTAGGGGTGCTCGCCGCTCTCATCTACGCGTCTTGGAGGATCCTCCTCGCGCCCTCCCTGAGGGGTGGTGGTGAATGA
- a CDS encoding hydrogenase 3 maturation endopeptidase HyCI → MATLPEVLKSAVEEILRRRPALVFLGNYLRGDDAAGLLVGARVKASAEYPYVFVCEEGLENCLHELRRAGVKVALIVDAVDAGLEPGSIVLSRLDAAYEALPSTHKLPLRLVAEYLGLEEVYVLGIQVQNLEVSQGVSRPVAESARRLAEALLEALGRLGAQR, encoded by the coding sequence GTGGCGACGTTGCCCGAGGTGCTCAAAAGCGCCGTCGAGGAGATACTCCGGAGGAGGCCGGCCCTCGTCTTCCTGGGGAACTACCTGCGCGGCGACGACGCCGCAGGCCTCCTAGTAGGGGCGCGCGTAAAAGCCTCGGCCGAGTACCCCTACGTCTTCGTGTGCGAGGAGGGGCTAGAGAACTGCCTACACGAGCTTCGCCGGGCGGGCGTAAAGGTAGCGCTCATCGTGGACGCGGTCGACGCAGGGCTGGAGCCGGGAAGCATCGTGCTGTCGAGGCTCGACGCCGCCTACGAGGCTCTCCCCTCGACGCACAAGCTACCCTTGAGGCTTGTGGCGGAGTACCTGGGGCTCGAGGAGGTCTACGTGCTCGGCATACAGGTGCAGAACCTCGAGGTATCGCAGGGAGTTTCGCGCCCAGTCGCCGAGTCTGCGCGCAGGCTGGCGGAGGCACTGCTGGAAGCCCTGGGGAGGCTAGGAGCCCAGCGCTGA
- a CDS encoding TIGR00304 family membrane protein has product MRKLEELGFSLVALGFLLAVASILALAAYSFIASPASVGFAGCVVIGFVPLCFGYGSSAGLVLALLAVALTALVALAVLAWLWLRPKGYSS; this is encoded by the coding sequence GTGAGGAAGCTGGAGGAGCTCGGTTTTTCGCTCGTAGCGCTCGGCTTCCTGCTAGCTGTAGCGTCGATCCTAGCCCTCGCCGCCTACTCGTTTATCGCGTCGCCGGCGTCCGTGGGGTTCGCGGGCTGCGTAGTCATAGGCTTCGTGCCGCTATGCTTCGGGTACGGCTCCTCCGCCGGGCTTGTGCTCGCCCTCCTCGCGGTAGCCCTGACGGCCCTCGTAGCCTTAGCTGTACTCGCGTGGCTGTGGCTACGCCCGAAGGGCTACTCCTCCTGA
- a CDS encoding C69 family dipeptidase: MCDTLVALRGATRDGVTIFAKNSDREPNEAQVLEFVPRMRHTEERVRVTYVEVEQVDETYAVLISRPFWMWGAEMGVNEFGVAVGNEAVFTRGGYSKTGLTGMDLVRLALERSRTAREALKWITSLLEEYGQGGNCSYFRKMFYNNSFLVADPREAWVLETVGREWVAERVESVRSISNALTIGERWDSSSPGLEEAARRLGCRSPVNFRECFSDFLYTRVSKGRERHRYTQGELEKAVGKIDFFFVASLLRRHSREPYEPSRGSNADICMHAGGLTRPSQTAASMIALLYEEAPVAFVTGTSTPCISAYKPVFLSAGLPDLGPKPSHVFDGGASYWWKHELLSRKLLCGYSRYAGVVAREMERVERKYFEKAMEARTGYLKGLVGAEELRRITAEAFREAAEVEERLAAEVKASRCLNPLYALYWRRINREASLTA, encoded by the coding sequence GTGTGCGATACTCTGGTTGCCCTGAGGGGGGCGACGAGGGACGGAGTAACGATCTTCGCGAAGAACAGTGACCGCGAGCCGAACGAGGCCCAGGTGCTCGAGTTCGTCCCGAGGATGCGGCACACGGAGGAAAGGGTGCGCGTTACGTACGTGGAGGTTGAACAGGTAGACGAGACCTACGCCGTCCTCATATCGAGGCCTTTCTGGATGTGGGGAGCGGAGATGGGCGTCAACGAGTTCGGGGTGGCGGTTGGCAACGAGGCTGTGTTTACCCGCGGGGGCTACTCGAAGACGGGGCTGACGGGCATGGATCTCGTGAGGCTCGCGCTCGAGAGGTCTAGGACTGCGCGGGAAGCCTTGAAGTGGATAACCTCCCTGCTCGAGGAGTACGGGCAGGGCGGTAACTGTAGCTACTTCAGGAAGATGTTCTACAACAACTCCTTCCTGGTGGCGGATCCCCGGGAGGCGTGGGTGCTGGAGACTGTGGGACGCGAGTGGGTCGCTGAGCGCGTAGAGAGCGTTAGGTCGATTTCGAACGCGCTCACCATAGGCGAGAGGTGGGACTCCTCCTCGCCGGGGCTCGAGGAAGCCGCCAGGAGGCTGGGTTGCCGCTCCCCGGTGAACTTCAGGGAGTGCTTCTCCGACTTCCTCTACACGAGGGTCTCGAAGGGCAGGGAGAGGCACAGGTACACGCAGGGAGAGCTGGAGAAGGCTGTCGGGAAGATAGACTTTTTCTTCGTGGCGAGCCTCCTCAGGCGCCACTCCAGGGAGCCGTACGAGCCGTCGAGGGGGTCCAACGCGGATATATGCATGCATGCCGGGGGCCTCACGAGGCCTTCCCAGACGGCGGCTTCCATGATAGCGCTGCTATACGAGGAGGCGCCGGTAGCGTTCGTCACGGGGACCTCGACGCCGTGTATAAGCGCGTACAAGCCGGTCTTCCTCTCGGCGGGGCTCCCGGACCTCGGGCCTAAGCCTTCCCACGTCTTCGACGGGGGCGCGAGCTACTGGTGGAAGCATGAGCTTCTCAGCAGGAAGCTCCTCTGCGGGTACTCCAGGTACGCCGGCGTCGTGGCGCGGGAGATGGAGAGGGTGGAGAGGAAGTACTTCGAGAAAGCCATGGAGGCGAGGACGGGCTACCTCAAGGGGCTCGTAGGCGCCGAGGAGCTCAGGAGGATAACCGCGGAGGCTTTCCGCGAAGCGGCGGAAGTCGAGGAGAGGCTAGCCGCGGAGGTGAAGGCTTCCAGGTGCCTTAACCCGCTCTACGCGCTCTACTGGCGAAGGATTAACAGAGAAGCCTCCTTGACGGCCTAG
- a CDS encoding AbrB/MazE/SpoVT family DNA-binding domain-containing protein has product MAKVVVVDAEGRVVIPKEVRERLGLAEGSRLLLVELSDDTIALRKLDARKILEAIAREVREKRVNLEKIEREVEEEADRVASRRIEEMLAGH; this is encoded by the coding sequence ATGGCCAAAGTAGTAGTGGTGGACGCGGAGGGCAGGGTGGTCATCCCCAAGGAGGTTCGGGAGAGGCTGGGGCTAGCCGAGGGTAGCAGGCTGTTGCTCGTTGAGCTGAGCGACGACACCATAGCCCTGAGGAAGCTGGACGCCAGGAAGATCCTGGAGGCGATAGCTAGGGAGGTGAGGGAGAAGAGGGTGAACCTGGAGAAAATAGAGCGCGAAGTGGAGGAGGAGGCTGACAGAGTCGCATCGAGGAGGATCGAAGAGATGCTTGCTGGGCACTAG
- a CDS encoding cytochrome ubiquinol oxidase subunit I: MNAPVLFMALVFGVHIVAVNIGIALSTIVPLLVKRSRALGDKGLEGVARSLFKVYAATYGLAGVMGTAFTVFLASFYPEFVGVAGNLTMVPFGISIVSIMLHFFAIVAFWYGWDRFSPKVHEAVGWLLAATAYTIPLGFRAVFAFLNTPAGLVLGEKPSLNVVQALLNPTFPPLYLKSVVGALVAGFLFVAAVLAFKGLRTALTDAERGLYVFSLRYASMLLFAMMFLGAWYAVSLVNVPVKFNNIFAPLGASLPAPTTSNYAWLFLVKMVLVAVQGAALLLVLLPRGKGESLLESPAGYKATITAAVAAALTVLTGEYLNAFSQYPFFVANAPLIADKLPEPYRTILTRALNLENVSPLAQDPALYAATVLGVLVLFAAAGYMIYVVFFKKGGEE; this comes from the coding sequence ATGAACGCCCCCGTGCTCTTCATGGCGCTGGTATTCGGGGTACACATCGTTGCAGTGAATATAGGGATAGCGCTCTCGACGATAGTGCCGCTCCTCGTCAAGAGGTCTAGGGCGCTCGGTGACAAGGGGCTAGAAGGCGTGGCGCGCTCCTTGTTCAAAGTGTACGCGGCTACGTACGGGCTGGCGGGAGTCATGGGTACGGCGTTCACAGTTTTCCTGGCGAGCTTCTACCCAGAATTCGTCGGCGTAGCCGGGAACCTGACGATGGTACCATTCGGCATATCGATTGTATCCATTATGCTCCACTTCTTCGCCATAGTCGCGTTCTGGTACGGCTGGGACAGGTTCAGCCCGAAGGTCCACGAGGCCGTAGGCTGGCTACTAGCGGCCACAGCGTACACGATACCGCTAGGCTTCAGGGCTGTCTTCGCTTTTCTCAACACGCCCGCGGGGCTCGTTCTCGGGGAGAAGCCGAGCCTCAACGTAGTTCAGGCGCTTCTCAACCCGACGTTCCCGCCGCTCTACCTTAAAAGCGTGGTAGGCGCCCTCGTTGCTGGCTTCCTCTTCGTAGCGGCGGTACTGGCGTTCAAGGGGCTTAGGACAGCCTTGACGGACGCTGAGAGGGGGTTGTACGTCTTCAGCCTCCGCTACGCCTCGATGCTTCTCTTCGCGATGATGTTCCTAGGCGCCTGGTACGCAGTCTCCCTAGTGAACGTCCCTGTGAAGTTCAACAATATCTTCGCCCCGCTGGGCGCCTCGCTACCAGCACCTACAACGTCTAACTACGCCTGGCTCTTCCTCGTGAAGATGGTTCTCGTAGCTGTGCAGGGCGCCGCACTGCTACTGGTGCTGCTCCCGCGCGGCAAGGGAGAAAGCCTCCTAGAATCCCCGGCGGGCTACAAGGCAACCATAACCGCGGCAGTAGCGGCTGCCCTAACCGTGCTTACAGGGGAATACCTCAACGCCTTCAGCCAGTACCCGTTCTTCGTAGCTAACGCTCCCCTTATAGCCGACAAGCTCCCGGAACCCTACAGGACCATCCTCACGCGAGCGTTAAACCTTGAAAATGTCAGCCCACTAGCCCAGGATCCGGCGCTCTACGCGGCAACAGTGCTGGGCGTGCTCGTGCTCTTCGCGGCAGCCGGGTACATGATCTACGTGGTCTTCTTCAAGAAGGGAGGCGAGGAGTAA